GACGCAAAATTGTATAGTCTGTGGATTCTTTAAGATTCCAGGTCAAGGCAACAATCAAAGCATTGGCTTTAATTTCTAATTTTTCAAACCTGGGTCGTGAGGCTTCTGATGGCAGCTGGGGAATCGCATCTGTAATGCGATTGCGTACACGCGACCAAACTTCGTCAGCATCTTTACCCTTGACTGTGTCTTTCAGTTCAATGGAGATAATAGAGAAACCTGGGCGGGAGGTAGATTCAAGATGTTTGATCTCTTCAATATCAGATAATTCTTCCTCAATTTTATCGGTCACAAGCGTTTCCACACGCTCAACAGTTGCTCCAGGAAAAGCAGTTTTAATTAAAGCGTTGCGCTGAGTTAATACAGGATCTTCAAGGCGGGGCATAGTCACAAATGCAGAGAGTCCCCACACAACGATCAAGCAAATTGTCAGAAGTAGTAATTGGACATTGCGGTAAAACAGAGTTGACATTATTCTGACGCCCTTTTTTAACAGTTATCAGTTATCAGTTATCAGTTACCAATTTCATCACTTGGATAACAGTTCGCATTGTTAGCGGGTTTAAATCTCGCGTCATATACCTGATAACTGCGGCTATTACTGTTTGCTCAATTCAATATGTGTACAATACCTGAGTCGGGTTGGATTGTTTGGCGCACCAGAAGAGCGATCGCTTTGTCTGAAATAAATTTTCAATTTGACCGAGTTTTGATATTCCAACCAATCAATGAAGTGAGCAAACCTTCGCAAAATCTAAAATTGCTTGTCCCTCCTTGTCCTAAGAGCCTGCAATCTGTACTAGCTGACCAGGTACAATTCGTTGTATTCCGTCAATAATCACATTGTCACCAGACTCAATTGCTCCTCGAACTAGAACGCGATCGCCTTCGGTATGCACAACTTCCACGTCCCGACGTTCGACGCGATAGGGTTTTGTTGCATTCGCTAAGGATAAATTCTTTTGGGAATTTTCCGTCTCAGTTAAGGCATAACAAGACCACAAGCCACGTTTTCCTTGTACAAGTGCTGAGATTGGCAACCAGTATCCATTTGTTGAGACGGTTTGAGCAATTTTTAATCGCCCGATTTGTCCAGGTGCTACTGATTGCTTTGCCGCCTGTTCTAATGTGAGGACGACAGTACGAGTACGGGTAGCTAGATCAATTTCTGGCAGAATAGATGATACTTTCGCTGTGTATGTTGTTTCCCCAATTTGAACACTTTGGTTAGTACCTACTTGGAGTTGGGAAAGCAATGATACAGGAATACCGATTTCTAATTCTGGTCTTACATCTTCCATGAGGCGCAGCACTGCTTGACCTGCATTCACAACAGTTCCTTCATCCAGCCGCCGAGCCGCAATAATCCCAGCAAAAGGAGCTTTAATAGTACTTTTTGCTATAGTGATTTCGATGTCAGCTATACTGGCTTCTAATTGTTTGACTGCTGCCTTTTGCGCTGCTATCTGTTCTTTACGTGTTCCTGCCAATAACTCATTGAGATTACTTTTTGCTGCCGATAGACGCTCAAACAAGGCATTAGAGTTAAAGGCTACTTCGTCATATTGCTCTTTGGAAATTGCTCCTGTTTCGTAGAGATACTTGCGTCGAGTACGTTTTAGATGT
Above is a genomic segment from Fischerella sp. JS2 containing:
- a CDS encoding efflux RND transporter periplasmic adaptor subunit; the encoded protein is MKTKSSDELAFKQVIPHFKSTTRRLTLIGSILLLSGLTIGITRLLMDKRNVESSADVNLLTVKTTNVKPVKSYQISRTYTGEFQAVRASELGFERGGKLVWFGVDRGNRVATGTALAKLDTTNLEAKRQELIAQKDRAVAVLEELQTGPRNEDIATARAQVKEIEEQLKLEHLKRTRRKYLYETGAISKEQYDEVAFNSNALFERLSAAKSNLNELLAGTRKEQIAAQKAAVKQLEASIADIEITIAKSTIKAPFAGIIAARRLDEGTVVNAGQAVLRLMEDVRPELEIGIPVSLLSQLQVGTNQSVQIGETTYTAKVSSILPEIDLATRTRTVVLTLEQAAKQSVAPGQIGRLKIAQTVSTNGYWLPISALVQGKRGLWSCYALTETENSQKNLSLANATKPYRVERRDVEVVHTEGDRVLVRGAIESGDNVIIDGIQRIVPGQLVQIAGS